In one window of Cupriavidus necator N-1 DNA:
- a CDS encoding ATP-binding domain-containing protein, whose protein sequence is MKLTTDSRHHVEQVAAEALTQLESIAAAAKRKLSDGRTLGFDVLASVNTMTSGSAIQRLDQISQANRESQLVLAAEPAIARVVVVDESGEKQIYYICRTSPISGFPNLASYRAPVGRLASLAIGSELTLPNGTVVEVLERAQLKPTSMPDGWDSHNTVVEAKHVGPITIESLRALLTEIAGEEVTEDLLGQLLAEETHKANIIDGVRRSVITKMGLRDQPVLDQYQDEIFRLPLDKRLLILGPPGTGKTTTLIRRLGQKLDAAFLEEGEQPLVESLSAAQGIAHADSWLMFTPTELLKQYLKEAFAREGVPASDLRIRTWHDYRRELARNAFGVLRTAAGGGTFVLKDGIQSLNAHALTSPIQWFGDFDAWQRNAYIQELREAAALLSEAKPSEVQGLGGRLAAILDRSEAVALASTFGAMAAEVRQVQTLIADLKSNTDAKIRNALNLQLNRDKSFVGALGKFIDSPQQGAGSESDEADEQDDDDDYSSAPRTNIERIVAAYNQAVRAQARAAASKRTLSKTSRNGKIAEWLGDRTLQVVDRGEVGASLLIQTYARRFVSPVKRYIDGIPNRYRAFRRQRQGEGQWYPSEGFEVRDIHPLELDIVLLAILRAAGDLIGRPNVQRDIDNPAWSALKPIVGHYRNQILVDEVTDFSPIQLACMAALAHPRLRSFFACGDFNQRLTTWGARTADDLKWVFPDFDIKEIAVSYRQSKQLNDLACAMIRDVNGAEQHVSLPAHVDSSGVAPALLEHAAGEDVVTWLADRIREIERFVGQLPSTAIFVNGEVRVEAIAEALNAALAEHNIQVVACHEGQTVGQESNVRVFDMQHIKGLEFEAVFFVGVDQLAAVHPALFDKYLYVGTTRAATYLGVTCEGALPPAIEGLRPHFVQDWQAPGAGELGNR, encoded by the coding sequence ATGAAGCTGACGACGGATTCCAGACATCACGTCGAGCAGGTCGCTGCTGAAGCCTTAACGCAACTCGAGAGTATTGCCGCCGCCGCCAAGCGTAAGCTCAGCGACGGGCGAACGCTTGGCTTCGATGTTCTGGCAAGCGTCAACACGATGACGTCGGGCTCGGCCATCCAAAGGCTGGATCAGATCAGTCAGGCCAACCGTGAAAGTCAGCTGGTGTTGGCGGCAGAGCCTGCCATTGCGCGTGTCGTGGTGGTCGACGAGTCCGGTGAAAAGCAGATCTACTACATCTGCCGTACTAGCCCAATATCCGGGTTCCCAAACCTTGCCAGTTACCGCGCCCCAGTTGGGCGTTTGGCCTCATTGGCGATAGGGAGCGAGCTCACGCTGCCAAACGGAACCGTTGTCGAGGTCTTGGAGCGTGCTCAACTAAAGCCAACTTCAATGCCCGACGGGTGGGATTCCCACAACACCGTCGTTGAGGCAAAACACGTTGGTCCGATCACGATCGAGTCGCTGCGGGCGCTGCTGACAGAGATTGCCGGCGAAGAAGTCACGGAAGACCTCTTGGGGCAGCTCCTGGCCGAAGAAACTCACAAGGCTAACATCATCGACGGGGTGCGCCGCAGCGTGATCACGAAGATGGGGCTCAGGGATCAACCTGTGCTCGATCAGTATCAAGACGAGATTTTCCGCCTGCCGCTCGACAAGCGCTTGCTGATTTTGGGCCCACCCGGCACTGGCAAAACCACAACTTTGATCCGCCGCCTTGGCCAAAAGCTCGATGCCGCTTTCTTGGAGGAAGGCGAACAGCCTCTGGTGGAAAGTCTTAGCGCAGCACAGGGGATCGCGCACGCCGACAGCTGGCTGATGTTCACGCCCACCGAGCTGTTAAAGCAGTACCTCAAGGAAGCATTTGCACGCGAGGGCGTCCCGGCGTCCGATCTTCGAATCAGAACCTGGCATGACTACCGGCGCGAGCTCGCCAGGAATGCCTTCGGTGTGCTGCGCACCGCTGCCGGCGGCGGCACCTTTGTACTGAAAGACGGGATTCAGAGCCTGAACGCGCATGCGTTGACGAGCCCCATTCAGTGGTTCGGCGATTTCGATGCATGGCAGCGCAACGCCTACATTCAGGAGTTGCGTGAAGCGGCCGCTCTGCTCAGCGAAGCGAAACCATCAGAAGTTCAAGGGCTGGGCGGCCGCCTCGCGGCCATTCTCGATCGGTCAGAGGCAGTCGCATTGGCATCCACATTTGGTGCGATGGCCGCAGAGGTGCGGCAGGTGCAGACCCTTATCGCTGATCTAAAGTCAAACACAGACGCAAAGATTCGCAATGCTTTGAACCTTCAACTCAACCGAGACAAGAGCTTTGTTGGGGCTCTCGGAAAATTCATCGATAGCCCGCAGCAGGGGGCGGGTTCTGAATCGGATGAGGCAGACGAACAGGATGACGATGACGATTACAGCAGCGCGCCCAGAACGAATATCGAAAGGATCGTAGCTGCATATAACCAAGCGGTGCGAGCCCAGGCGCGAGCTGCGGCGTCCAAACGCACGCTCAGCAAAACCTCGCGTAACGGTAAAATCGCCGAATGGTTAGGTGATCGCACGCTCCAAGTGGTGGACCGGGGTGAAGTTGGAGCAAGCCTCCTGATCCAGACCTACGCGCGACGATTCGTCAGCCCGGTTAAACGATACATCGACGGTATTCCCAATCGATACCGCGCGTTCAGACGTCAGCGCCAGGGTGAAGGCCAATGGTACCCCAGCGAGGGATTCGAGGTGAGGGATATACACCCGCTTGAATTGGACATTGTGCTGCTGGCCATCCTACGCGCAGCAGGCGACCTGATCGGCAGACCGAATGTCCAGCGTGACATCGACAACCCTGCCTGGTCGGCCCTCAAGCCCATCGTTGGTCACTACCGTAACCAGATTCTCGTTGACGAGGTGACGGACTTCTCGCCCATTCAGCTGGCCTGCATGGCGGCGCTGGCCCATCCGCGGCTGCGTTCGTTCTTTGCATGTGGCGACTTCAACCAGCGCCTGACCACTTGGGGCGCCAGGACGGCAGATGACCTGAAATGGGTCTTCCCCGACTTTGACATTAAAGAGATCGCAGTTTCCTACCGCCAGAGCAAGCAACTCAACGATCTTGCCTGCGCCATGATCCGCGACGTGAATGGTGCCGAGCAGCACGTAAGCCTCCCGGCCCACGTCGACAGCAGCGGGGTTGCGCCTGCACTGCTCGAACATGCCGCCGGCGAAGACGTGGTGACTTGGCTGGCGGATCGCATCCGCGAAATTGAACGCTTTGTCGGTCAGCTGCCGTCCACGGCCATCTTCGTAAACGGAGAAGTCCGGGTTGAAGCGATTGCGGAAGCACTGAACGCCGCTCTGGCCGAGCACAACATTCAAGTCGTCGCCTGCCATGAGGGGCAGACTGTTGGGCAAGAAAGCAATGTGCGTGTGTTCGACATGCAGCACATCAAGGGCCTAGAGTTCGAGGCCGTCTTCTTTGTTGGCGTTGACCAACTCGCCGCGGTGCACCCGGCTCTGTTCGACAAATACCTGTATGTCGGCACCACACGAGCGGCCACATACCTGGGCGTGACTTGTGAGGGAGCCTTGCCGCCCGCCATCGAGGGGCTGCGCCCTCACTTTGTCCAGGATTGGCAAGCGCCCGGGGCGGGCGAACTTGGAAACAGGTGA